From a single Paludibacter jiangxiensis genomic region:
- the rsmG gene encoding 16S rRNA (guanine(527)-N(7))-methyltransferase RsmG — MELLLRYFPHLTETQQQQFAQLQALYAEWNSKINVISRKDIDNLYERHVLHSLAIAKIISFRPGTTVMDIGTGGGFPGVPLAILFPEVQFHLIDSIGKKIKVATEVSTAIGLKNITFRHCRGQEEKTKFDFVVSRAVMPLGDLVKIVRKNISPKQGNALPNGLICLKGGELEHEILPFKQDVTVYDLSDYFTEEFFETKKGVYLPLHN; from the coding sequence ATCGAACTGCTACTCCGCTATTTCCCTCATCTCACCGAAACCCAACAACAACAATTCGCTCAATTACAAGCTCTTTACGCCGAATGGAACAGTAAAATCAATGTTATTTCGCGCAAAGACATCGACAATTTGTACGAACGCCACGTGCTTCATTCGCTGGCGATCGCAAAAATCATCTCGTTCCGGCCGGGCACAACCGTTATGGATATTGGCACCGGAGGCGGATTTCCGGGTGTTCCACTGGCCATTCTTTTCCCCGAAGTTCAATTCCATCTGATCGATTCTATCGGCAAGAAAATCAAGGTTGCCACCGAAGTTTCAACTGCCATCGGACTGAAGAACATCACCTTTCGCCATTGTCGCGGACAGGAAGAAAAAACAAAATTCGATTTTGTGGTAAGTCGTGCCGTGATGCCGCTTGGCGATCTGGTAAAAATCGTCCGTAAAAACATTTCACCAAAACAGGGAAACGCACTCCCAAACGGGCTTATCTGTCTGAAAGGCGGCGAACTGGAACATGAGATTCTTCCATTTAAACAAGATGTTACCGTATACGACCTGAGCGATTATTTCACGGAAGAGTTTTTCGAAACAAAAAAAGGTGTATACCTGCCATTGCACAATTAG
- a CDS encoding NADPH-dependent oxidoreductase: protein MLSSLKDRVSVRKYTEQAIPAELLNELLETACRAANTGNMQTYSIIVTQDQSVKEALSPCHFNQPSIKQAPVVVTFCADFNRFNKWCEQRHAVPGYDNFLSFTSAMIDATIVAEHFCVAAESEGLGTCYFGTTTYNAHKIIDVLKLPKFVVPIVTLTVGYPAETPNPVDRLPLEGVVHFETYQDYSAEDIDQIYAYKESLPENKQFIAENNKETLAQVFTDVRYTKNANETFSGFFLDVLKKQGYLPE from the coding sequence ATGCTTTCTTCATTAAAAGACCGCGTTTCCGTACGCAAATATACAGAGCAGGCTATCCCGGCCGAATTACTGAACGAACTTCTTGAGACTGCCTGTCGCGCTGCCAATACCGGCAACATGCAAACCTACAGCATTATAGTTACGCAGGATCAATCCGTAAAAGAAGCATTGTCACCTTGCCATTTCAATCAACCGTCTATAAAACAGGCTCCGGTGGTAGTTACGTTCTGCGCCGACTTCAACCGTTTCAACAAATGGTGCGAACAGCGCCACGCGGTGCCAGGATACGATAATTTCTTATCATTCACCTCCGCTATGATCGATGCTACGATTGTAGCCGAACATTTTTGCGTGGCTGCCGAAAGCGAAGGTTTAGGAACCTGCTATTTCGGAACAACCACTTATAACGCACACAAAATCATCGACGTGCTGAAACTCCCGAAATTCGTTGTTCCCATCGTGACTCTGACCGTCGGTTATCCGGCCGAAACTCCGAATCCGGTTGATCGTCTCCCTCTGGAAGGCGTTGTACACTTCGAAACCTATCAGGATTATTCCGCCGAAGATATCGACCAAATCTATGCCTACAAGGAGAGTTTGCCTGAAAACAAACAATTCATTGCTGAAAACAACAAAGAAACACTTGCTCAGGTATTTACCGATGTGCGTTACACCAAAAATGCCAATGAAACTTTCTCAGGATTCTTTTTGGATGTTCTGAAGAAACAAGGATATTTACCGGAATAA
- the miaA gene encoding tRNA (adenosine(37)-N6)-dimethylallyltransferase MiaA, with protein MQNTDKKSPVLFVLLGPTGVGKTALSLRIAERLQSPVISCDSRQFYREMKIGTAAPTQEQLQQAEHYFVGTHSIHEQYNAGKFELDVIKLLDNLFVEHPYALMVGGSMLYIDAVCNGIDDLPTIFPEVRAEIRKLYDAEGLEGIRMRLKLLDPDYYNQVDLMNAQRMLHALEVCVTCNKPYSSMRTNTAKQRSFEIVKIGLNRPREELYARINARVDEMMAEGLEAEARSLYPWKDLNALQTVGYKELFNYFDGVWTKEFAVDMIRQDSRRYAKKQLSWFNRDKSIRWFNPDDEEAVMEYVAGFMER; from the coding sequence ATGCAAAATACCGATAAAAAATCTCCCGTTTTATTTGTCTTATTGGGTCCTACCGGAGTGGGTAAAACCGCTTTGAGTCTGAGGATTGCGGAACGGTTGCAGAGTCCGGTAATCTCTTGCGACTCACGACAGTTTTACCGCGAGATGAAGATTGGAACTGCGGCTCCTACTCAGGAACAACTGCAACAGGCTGAACATTATTTTGTAGGCACTCACTCTATTCATGAGCAATACAATGCGGGAAAGTTTGAGCTGGATGTCATTAAACTGCTTGATAATCTTTTTGTGGAACATCCGTATGCTCTGATGGTAGGTGGCTCTATGCTTTATATTGACGCGGTGTGTAACGGAATAGATGATTTGCCCACTATATTTCCCGAAGTAAGGGCTGAAATCCGGAAATTGTACGATGCAGAAGGTCTGGAAGGTATTCGGATGCGTCTCAAATTGCTTGATCCTGACTATTACAATCAGGTGGATTTGATGAACGCACAGCGTATGCTACATGCGTTGGAGGTGTGTGTTACCTGCAATAAACCCTATTCTTCGATGCGGACGAACACAGCCAAGCAGCGATCGTTCGAAATTGTCAAGATTGGACTAAACCGGCCTCGTGAAGAGTTGTATGCGCGCATCAATGCGCGTGTAGATGAAATGATGGCCGAGGGGCTTGAGGCAGAGGCGCGTTCTCTGTATCCATGGAAAGATCTGAATGCCTTACAAACTGTAGGTTACAAGGAGTTGTTCAATTATTTTGACGGGGTCTGGACAAAGGAGTTTGCGGTAGATATGATACGTCAGGATTCGCGGCGGTATGCCAAAAAGCAGTTGTCCTGGTTTAATCGCGATAAGTCGATACGCTGGTTTAATCCGGATGACGAAGAGGCCGTAATGGAGTATGTCGCGGGATTTATGGAAAGATAA
- a CDS encoding oxidoreductase translates to MQPVVLISGASSGIGMETAHLLAENGYTVYGAARRVERMDALKPYGVKTIGMDVVDDKSMTAAIKHILDNEGRLDILINNAGFGFYGAVEDVSLEDARYQMEVNVLGAARLAQLVLPGMRDRRYGKIINISSIAGKVATPFGGWYHASKFALEGLSDSLRNEVKPFGIDVILIEPGGIKTEWGPIAFDNLEKSSEKSVYKVAVTKFATAFRKTMDKHSDPDVIAKLILKAIEAERPKARYSAGYMAKPTLLMRKLLCDKMLDSLFLQMLK, encoded by the coding sequence ATGCAACCAGTAGTATTAATCAGCGGAGCATCGTCGGGCATTGGTATGGAGACGGCTCATTTGCTGGCCGAAAACGGCTATACAGTGTACGGTGCAGCCCGAAGGGTAGAACGAATGGATGCCCTGAAGCCATACGGCGTGAAAACCATCGGCATGGACGTGGTAGATGACAAATCGATGACGGCGGCCATCAAACACATTCTGGACAACGAAGGCCGGCTTGATATTCTGATTAACAATGCCGGCTTTGGCTTTTACGGCGCCGTTGAAGACGTTTCTTTAGAGGATGCCCGCTACCAGATGGAGGTCAACGTATTGGGTGCCGCACGCCTTGCACAATTGGTTTTGCCGGGAATGCGTGACCGGCGATACGGAAAAATCATCAACATTTCGTCTATCGCGGGAAAAGTCGCCACACCTTTCGGCGGATGGTATCATGCCAGTAAATTTGCTCTGGAAGGACTTAGCGACAGTCTCCGAAACGAGGTTAAACCCTTTGGCATCGATGTCATATTGATTGAACCGGGCGGAATTAAAACCGAATGGGGACCCATCGCTTTCGATAACCTTGAAAAAAGCTCTGAAAAGTCGGTTTACAAAGTAGCCGTAACAAAATTTGCTACTGCATTCAGAAAAACGATGGACAAACATTCAGATCCTGATGTAATTGCCAAACTCATTTTAAAAGCCATAGAAGCCGAACGACCCAAAGCAAGATATAGTGCCGGTTATATGGCAAAACCCACGCTTTTGATGAGAAAATTACTTTGCGACAAAATGCTCGACTCTCTCTTTCTGCAAATGCTAAAATAA
- a CDS encoding PhzF family phenazine biosynthesis protein encodes MPSFPIYQVDAFAEEIFRGNPAAVCFLPEWPEDTILQSIAAENNLAETAFLVLSADTYTIRWFTPAIEVDLCGHATLASAFVLMELLHHPGNEVVFQSPRSGELRVTKEEEMLYLDFPTDTITECDYTKQIEAATGILPQKTWKGKTDIIALFESEEQIRAMRPVLSEIAQLPCRGVIMTAPGNQVDFVSRFFAPQSGIDEDPVTGSAHTSLIPIWREKLNKDRMTAMQLSTRGGKLHCEYAGERCKIGGTARLYLQGKIFIE; translated from the coding sequence ATGCCCAGTTTTCCCATTTATCAGGTTGACGCCTTTGCCGAAGAAATATTTCGTGGCAACCCTGCCGCCGTTTGCTTTTTACCCGAATGGCCGGAAGATACAATTCTACAATCAATTGCGGCTGAAAATAATCTCGCCGAAACGGCTTTCCTGGTTTTATCTGCCGACACTTATACCATCCGGTGGTTTACCCCGGCTATTGAAGTCGATCTGTGTGGACATGCCACGCTGGCCTCTGCTTTTGTACTGATGGAATTGCTCCATCACCCCGGCAACGAGGTGGTATTTCAATCTCCCCGTAGCGGCGAACTTAGAGTCACAAAAGAAGAAGAGATGCTGTACCTCGACTTTCCGACCGACACAATTACCGAATGTGATTACACAAAACAAATAGAAGCAGCAACCGGAATACTCCCGCAAAAGACATGGAAAGGAAAGACTGACATCATTGCTCTGTTTGAATCTGAGGAACAAATCCGCGCCATGCGTCCCGTTCTGTCTGAAATAGCGCAGCTGCCGTGTCGCGGAGTTATCATGACGGCGCCAGGAAATCAGGTCGATTTCGTTTCACGCTTCTTTGCCCCTCAATCAGGCATCGACGAAGATCCGGTAACCGGGTCTGCTCATACGTCACTGATTCCGATTTGGAGAGAAAAACTCAACAAAGACAGAATGACAGCCATGCAACTCTCCACAAGAGGAGGCAAATTGCACTGTGAATATGCTGGCGAGCGTTGTAAAATAGGAGGAACAGCCCGATTGTATCTCCAAGGAAAAATCTTTATCGAATAA
- a CDS encoding potassium channel family protein codes for MNRNIRSQIWRQFLVPISALILILIVGILGYIFIEGYTPLNALYMMVITFATIGYGEPQPLSAEGRIFTILLIISGFTAGFYAIGKLSSFLLEGELAKLLKIKRMNTALENMKSHYIVCGYGKTGKRVTEDLLRTGKKVVLIESNPERNEKLKDFYDKNLVHIIGDATNDEILIQAGIERAKILIAVLTSDAENLFVTLSAKDLNKDIKVITRVEDASSAAKFRKAGTDFIISQIDLASDRIVSLATSTTDFFSFVELTDGKEELRDYKFRLVEIRNGSDLIGKTYREANIPQRTNLVVIGCYSADSDLQVNPKADDIISLGDRLLVFGKDDEITLLKKIGKEPK; via the coding sequence ATGAACCGAAACATACGATCACAAATCTGGAGGCAATTTCTGGTTCCGATATCCGCACTCATTTTAATCCTGATTGTCGGCATTCTGGGCTATATCTTCATTGAAGGATATACGCCGTTGAATGCACTATACATGATGGTAATCACTTTCGCCACCATCGGATACGGAGAGCCACAACCACTATCGGCAGAGGGACGGATTTTTACCATCCTGTTGATAATATCGGGGTTCACTGCCGGTTTTTACGCCATTGGCAAACTATCTTCGTTCCTTCTGGAGGGAGAATTAGCAAAACTATTAAAAATCAAACGAATGAATACTGCACTTGAAAACATGAAAAGCCACTACATCGTTTGTGGTTACGGCAAAACCGGCAAACGTGTGACGGAAGATTTGTTGCGTACCGGCAAAAAGGTAGTCCTGATTGAGAGCAACCCCGAGCGAAACGAAAAACTCAAAGATTTTTACGATAAAAACCTGGTGCACATTATTGGCGACGCCACCAATGACGAGATTCTTATTCAGGCAGGGATTGAGCGCGCCAAAATTTTGATTGCAGTATTAACCTCCGATGCAGAAAACCTGTTTGTAACGCTCAGTGCAAAAGATCTTAACAAAGACATCAAGGTAATCACCCGTGTGGAGGATGCCAGTTCGGCCGCAAAATTCAGAAAAGCAGGCACCGACTTCATCATTTCTCAGATTGACCTGGCTTCCGACCGCATTGTCTCTTTAGCTACCTCCACCACCGACTTTTTCAGTTTTGTGGAACTGACCGACGGTAAAGAAGAGTTGCGCGACTATAAATTTCGTTTGGTAGAAATCCGTAACGGTAGCGACCTTATCGGCAAAACGTACCGCGAAGCCAATATTCCTCAACGCACCAATCTTGTTGTTATAGGCTGTTATTCTGCCGATAGCGATCTACAGGTCAATCCAAAAGCAGATGACATAATCAGCCTGGGCGACCGGCTTCTGGTATTTGGAAAAGACGATGAAATAACACTGTTAAAGAAGATCGGTAAAGAACCAAAATAA
- a CDS encoding methyltransferase family protein produces the protein MLTGGIILFTGLSLMSGAIIAFIRWGNGTLAPWFPTRKLITTGPYALLRNPMITGVVVTLIGEAVVILSYSILIWAIAFFLINDIYFLMYEEPNLERKFGEEYRQYKQKVPRWIPRFKKHLT, from the coding sequence ATGCTGACAGGCGGAATTATTCTCTTTACCGGACTAAGCCTGATGAGCGGAGCCATCATTGCTTTTATCCGCTGGGGAAACGGCACACTGGCACCCTGGTTTCCCACCCGAAAACTCATCACCACCGGACCTTATGCCCTTCTACGCAATCCAATGATCACAGGAGTGGTCGTTACCCTCATCGGGGAAGCTGTAGTCATACTCTCCTACTCCATCCTCATCTGGGCGATCGCATTTTTCCTGATCAACGATATATATTTCCTGATGTACGAAGAGCCAAATCTGGAAAGAAAATTCGGCGAAGAATACCGCCAATACAAGCAAAAGGTACCCCGCTGGATTCCCCGATTCAAAAAGCATTTAACGTAA
- a CDS encoding methyltransferase family protein, with translation MENFVVFILLSLPVLAISRRSLFKIRSHGFYRFFAWESMAFLLSINYPYWFYNPFGILQIISWILLFGAIYPVAGGIVMLKKRGKPQKSRQDDSYYKFEETTELVESGIYKYIRHPMYCSLLLLTWGIFLKNPLTDALLASLTASIFLFFTSVFDEKECLSFFGEKYRDYMKRTKRFIPYIF, from the coding sequence ATGGAGAATTTTGTCGTTTTCATTCTGTTGAGCCTTCCTGTTTTGGCCATATCACGGCGAAGCTTGTTCAAAATCCGAAGTCACGGATTTTACCGCTTTTTTGCCTGGGAAAGTATGGCTTTCCTTCTATCAATCAATTATCCATATTGGTTTTACAATCCATTCGGAATACTGCAAATAATCTCATGGATACTGCTATTCGGAGCCATTTATCCGGTAGCAGGCGGAATTGTCATGCTCAAAAAGAGAGGCAAACCTCAAAAAAGCAGACAAGACGACTCTTACTACAAATTTGAAGAAACAACTGAACTGGTAGAGTCCGGCATTTACAAATACATCAGGCATCCTATGTATTGCTCGTTATTGTTATTAACGTGGGGCATTTTCCTTAAAAACCCTCTTACAGACGCACTTTTAGCCTCATTGACAGCATCCATATTTCTCTTTTTCACTTCCGTTTTCGACGAGAAAGAATGCCTCTCTTTTTTCGGAGAAAAATACCGCGATTATATGAAACGCACGAAACGTTTTATACCGTACATTTTCTAG
- a CDS encoding glucose 1-dehydrogenase, whose protein sequence is MMQFEGKIVIVTGAAQGIGKCVAETFAQEGATVIAADINAQLGKGTVDQINANGNNAIFIHTDVANPTDIELLIKRTIDQFGRIDILINNTGIGCWKSPYDLSVEEWDTVINTNLRSSFLCAREAAKTMRLNGGGSIVNIASTRAFMSEPNSEAYAATKGGIVALTHALAASFAPDHIQVNCISPGWIETREYDQLRDIDHTQHFSQRVGKPEDIARACLFLTNPANNFINGTNLTIDGGMTKKMIYEPEP, encoded by the coding sequence ATGATGCAATTCGAAGGAAAAATAGTAATCGTTACCGGAGCAGCACAGGGCATCGGCAAATGCGTTGCCGAAACCTTTGCCCAGGAAGGCGCCACGGTGATCGCGGCTGATATTAACGCGCAACTCGGAAAGGGAACCGTTGACCAAATAAACGCCAACGGTAATAATGCCATTTTTATCCATACGGATGTAGCGAATCCTACGGACATTGAACTACTGATAAAACGTACTATTGATCAGTTCGGGCGAATTGACATCCTCATCAACAATACTGGCATTGGGTGCTGGAAGTCACCTTATGACCTATCGGTGGAAGAATGGGACACTGTGATCAACACCAACCTTCGAAGCTCATTTCTTTGTGCTCGTGAAGCGGCCAAAACAATGAGACTCAACGGAGGCGGTAGCATCGTGAATATTGCCTCCACACGGGCTTTTATGTCGGAGCCGAACAGCGAGGCTTACGCAGCCACCAAAGGAGGAATCGTTGCCCTGACACATGCACTTGCGGCTTCGTTCGCCCCCGATCACATTCAGGTAAATTGCATTAGTCCGGGCTGGATTGAAACCCGTGAATACGATCAATTGCGCGACATCGACCACACGCAACATTTTTCGCAGCGGGTTGGCAAACCCGAAGATATTGCCCGCGCCTGCCTGTTTCTGACCAACCCTGCCAATAATTTCATCAACGGCACTAATCTCACCATTGACGGCGGCATGACCAAAAAGATGATTTACGAGCCTGAACCCTGA
- the ybeY gene encoding rRNA maturation RNase YbeY, whose product MIHYYSENIPQPKLRKRLISAWIKEVAQLHGKTTGEISYIFCDDEKILEVNRQYLQHDYYTDIITFDDNEGDKINGDIFISLDTVADNAKEFDVTFENELHRVMIHGILHLCGQDDHSPEERAEMIRKENEALSLWERK is encoded by the coding sequence ATGATCCATTATTACTCCGAAAATATACCTCAGCCCAAACTTCGCAAGCGTTTAATATCTGCCTGGATAAAAGAAGTTGCGCAGCTTCACGGCAAAACAACCGGCGAAATTTCCTATATTTTTTGCGACGACGAAAAGATTCTGGAGGTAAACCGCCAATACCTGCAACACGATTATTACACAGATATCATCACCTTTGACGACAACGAAGGAGACAAAATCAACGGTGATATTTTCATCAGCCTCGACACAGTAGCCGACAATGCAAAAGAATTTGATGTCACTTTCGAAAACGAGCTGCATCGGGTAATGATCCATGGCATTTTACACCTTTGCGGGCAAGACGACCACTCACCTGAAGAACGGGCTGAAATGATCCGTAAAGAGAATGAAGCACTTTCGCTCTGGGAAAGAAAATGA
- a CDS encoding cellulase family glycosylhydrolase translates to MKKTIYVALVLFAFFTSCKGSDPSLSKQTIAVSTSSIALNYSSQTSSVTVKMTGTKWNATSDQSWCTLSVNSSSSKETDVTINVTGNNSFAARNAKIIFTLNNNDTVSVKVAQSALPSIPDYSSPIAASSVGMTSDVKTLAHNISVGWNLGNTLEVPGNETGWGNPLTTQQLIDGVKAAGFNAVRIPCAWDSYVEDTISYKIKATWLARVKQVVDYCYKNNMYVILNIHWDGGWLENHPQYAYQEKVNAKQKAYWQQIAAYFRDYDEHLLFAGTNEVHVDYNAPSAENIAVQLSYNQTFVNAVRSTGGKNAYRTLIVQSYNTNISYAVSYMKIPDDTASKRLMVEVHCYDPWDFCGDTGSSAVNLWGASYASYGKISSWGQEDYIKQQFSTIKTNFVDKGYPVILGEFGAVRRSSLTGTTLTNHLASRAYYLGYVAQYAKNNGIVPFYWDNGITGNNGFALINRSDGSVFDSQALNAIVTGASNGVYPY, encoded by the coding sequence ATGAAGAAAACAATTTACGTGGCGCTGGTACTTTTTGCGTTTTTCACCTCCTGCAAAGGGAGTGACCCATCCCTATCAAAACAGACCATTGCGGTTTCCACCTCATCTATTGCCCTAAACTACTCCTCTCAAACAAGTTCTGTAACAGTAAAAATGACCGGAACCAAATGGAATGCCACCTCCGATCAGTCGTGGTGCACTCTATCCGTAAATTCCAGTTCAAGTAAAGAAACCGACGTAACCATCAACGTCACGGGCAACAATTCGTTCGCAGCCCGCAATGCGAAAATTATATTTACCTTAAACAACAACGACACAGTCTCTGTGAAGGTCGCCCAATCCGCACTTCCGTCCATTCCTGACTATAGTTCTCCGATTGCAGCGAGTTCCGTGGGCATGACCTCCGACGTCAAAACACTGGCTCACAACATATCAGTTGGCTGGAATCTTGGCAACACGCTTGAAGTACCCGGCAACGAAACCGGCTGGGGAAATCCGTTAACCACGCAACAGTTAATTGACGGAGTAAAAGCTGCTGGATTCAACGCTGTCCGAATTCCATGCGCATGGGACAGTTACGTGGAAGACACCATCTCTTACAAGATTAAAGCAACCTGGCTGGCCCGGGTCAAACAGGTGGTCGATTATTGTTATAAAAACAACATGTATGTCATTCTCAACATTCACTGGGACGGAGGATGGCTCGAGAATCATCCGCAATATGCATACCAGGAAAAAGTGAATGCCAAACAAAAAGCTTACTGGCAGCAGATCGCAGCCTATTTCCGCGATTATGATGAGCATTTGCTATTTGCGGGAACCAATGAAGTACATGTCGACTACAATGCACCATCTGCCGAAAACATTGCCGTTCAGCTATCGTATAATCAAACCTTTGTAAATGCCGTTCGCTCCACAGGAGGAAAGAATGCGTACAGAACGCTGATTGTTCAGTCGTACAATACCAACATTAGCTATGCTGTCAGTTATATGAAAATACCTGACGACACAGCATCGAAAAGGCTGATGGTGGAAGTGCATTGCTATGATCCGTGGGATTTTTGTGGAGACACGGGCAGTTCTGCGGTCAACCTTTGGGGTGCAAGCTACGCATCATACGGGAAAATTTCATCGTGGGGACAGGAAGATTATATAAAACAACAGTTTTCCACAATAAAAACTAACTTTGTGGACAAAGGTTATCCTGTGATTCTTGGAGAATTTGGAGCTGTAAGGCGTTCTTCTCTCACAGGCACAACACTGACAAATCATTTAGCATCAAGAGCCTATTATCTGGGATACGTGGCGCAATATGCAAAAAATAACGGCATAGTTCCTTTCTATTGGGATAACGGAATAACAGGCAACAATGGTTTTGCCCTGATCAACCGGAGTGATGGGTCTGTCTTCGATAGTCAGGCGCTGAATGCTATAGTAACCGGAGCGTCGAACGGCGTTTATCCTTACTAA